Proteins from a single region of Candidatus Alcyoniella australis:
- a CDS encoding tocopherol cyclase family protein: MIKVAVQTLILILLVSLTWIGCQGDPGNPFDDDDDQPGSDDPTRYHGDQAQDPFFEGWYLNVKDPAQGSSHLLIIAVLNPNRTSGAWSTAYALLADMNRGSYLMQLFDPLDFNASSERFDASIADRLSIDFSGTSGCIEADGHSACWQLELTNWMRWTNAMGSLTNVPDLAMNWDVWMLNGRAGGYIEYDGQRTDYFDATAYGDHNWGTQFPDTYVWGQANNFATAGDCLAFSGGDVPLGDIPLRGYMIGYLRGDRLYELRSQDGDLINHSYQDGIWVVEGIEGNHKLVITGVADTRTIVRLPAPRPEGLSDYAGQTLKGTVTVEVFERDGLGWKIVDSNASSPAGLENGGS, encoded by the coding sequence ATGATCAAGGTAGCGGTCCAAACTCTAATTTTAATACTGTTGGTTTCCCTGACGTGGATCGGCTGCCAGGGAGATCCGGGCAATCCCTTTGACGACGACGACGACCAACCCGGCTCGGACGATCCCACGCGCTATCACGGCGACCAGGCCCAGGACCCGTTTTTCGAGGGCTGGTACCTCAACGTCAAAGACCCGGCACAAGGCAGCTCGCATCTGTTGATCATTGCCGTGCTCAATCCCAACCGTACTTCGGGCGCTTGGAGCACTGCCTACGCCTTGCTGGCCGATATGAACCGCGGCAGCTACTTGATGCAACTTTTCGATCCGTTGGACTTCAACGCCTCGAGCGAACGCTTCGACGCCTCAATCGCCGATAGACTCTCGATCGATTTCAGCGGTACGTCCGGCTGTATCGAGGCTGACGGGCACAGCGCCTGCTGGCAGCTCGAGCTCACCAACTGGATGCGCTGGACCAACGCCATGGGCTCGCTGACCAACGTGCCGGACCTGGCGATGAACTGGGACGTCTGGATGCTCAACGGCCGCGCCGGCGGCTATATCGAGTACGACGGACAGCGCACAGACTATTTCGACGCAACAGCCTACGGCGATCACAACTGGGGGACTCAGTTTCCCGACACCTACGTCTGGGGGCAGGCCAACAACTTCGCCACAGCCGGCGACTGTCTGGCGTTTTCCGGCGGCGACGTCCCCCTGGGCGACATCCCCCTGCGCGGCTACATGATCGGCTATTTGCGCGGCGATCGGTTGTACGAGCTGCGCAGCCAGGACGGCGATCTGATCAACCACAGCTACCAGGACGGAATTTGGGTCGTCGAGGGGATCGAGGGCAACCACAAGCTGGTGATCACCGGCGTGGCCGACACGCGCACGATCGTAAGGCTGCCCGCGCCGCGTCCCGAGGGATTGTCCGACTACGCCGGACAGACCTTGAAGGGAACGGTAACGGTCGAGGTCTTTGAGCGCGACGGGTTGGGCTGGAAGATCGTCGACAGCAACGCATCGAGCCCCGCGGGGTTGGAGAACGGCGGCTCCTGA
- a CDS encoding NAD(P)H-dependent oxidoreductase — MIDLIGLAASPRKGGNSERLLDELLNGASRAGAKVEKINLAQIEMHPCKACDRCRLGDDCEIRDELYELIPRLRDTQTVVLASPIHFYALSAHAQILISRVQRMWSQKYLRKAGDQGTGRGVLIAVGATRGPRLFDGVLHTARYFFDPLNKSFEHKLLVSGMEDPDAVAADSELLTQAQELGSRIVTLPKPERVRLGREYRNAGGKSAGAKAGPQMSIESWIELAVEREQFSTGLYNKMSQLSEDRSGEQTFSEMSRIERNHSDRLSSAMEISNTGEYLPGAAPADIGDWETDSPQPANTFTSIKPAMLCALKQVAGRRSLYVWLAKQRMDGVLSELCSVLADEESRQQRVLEELLVRNFIRY; from the coding sequence ATGATCGACCTGATCGGCTTGGCCGCCAGCCCACGCAAGGGAGGAAACTCCGAGCGACTGCTGGACGAGCTGCTCAACGGCGCTTCGCGAGCCGGGGCCAAGGTGGAAAAAATCAATCTGGCCCAGATCGAGATGCACCCATGCAAGGCCTGCGACCGTTGCCGCCTGGGCGATGACTGTGAGATCCGCGACGAGCTGTACGAGCTGATCCCGCGACTGCGCGACACGCAAACCGTGGTGCTGGCCAGCCCGATTCATTTCTACGCGCTCTCGGCCCACGCACAAATTCTGATCTCGCGCGTGCAGCGGATGTGGTCGCAGAAATATCTGCGCAAGGCCGGCGACCAGGGAACCGGACGCGGCGTGCTGATCGCCGTGGGGGCCACACGCGGACCGCGGCTGTTCGACGGAGTGCTGCACACCGCACGCTACTTCTTTGACCCGTTGAACAAATCGTTCGAACATAAATTGCTGGTCTCGGGCATGGAGGATCCGGACGCTGTCGCGGCCGATTCCGAGCTGCTTACCCAGGCCCAAGAGCTGGGAAGCAGAATTGTCACCCTGCCCAAGCCCGAGCGTGTCAGGCTCGGCCGGGAGTACCGCAACGCCGGAGGCAAATCCGCGGGAGCCAAAGCCGGGCCGCAGATGAGCATCGAGAGCTGGATCGAACTTGCGGTTGAACGCGAGCAGTTCTCAACCGGGCTCTACAACAAGATGTCTCAGCTTTCAGAGGACCGCTCGGGCGAGCAGACCTTTTCCGAGATGTCGCGCATCGAGCGCAACCATTCGGACCGACTCTCCTCAGCTATGGAGATCTCGAACACAGGCGAATATTTGCCTGGAGCGGCTCCGGCCGACATCGGCGACTGGGAGACCGACTCGCCCCAGCCGGCGAATACTTTCACCTCGATCAAACCGGCGATGCTCTGCGCCCTGAAACAGGTGGCAGGCCGACGCAGCCTTTACGTCTGGTTGGCCAAGCAACGGATGGACGGGGTGCTTAGCGAGCTGTGCTCCGTGCTGGCCGACGAGGAATCGCGCCAACAGCGCGTGCTCGAGGAGCTGCTTGTCAGGAATTTCATCCGCTACTGA
- a CDS encoding DHH family phosphoesterase encodes MSLNQQTPAVKTKWDELCVLLAKHRPRRRLLIMTHNNPDPDAISAAAGLKYLVWRSMRIHSTIQYGGIISRAENVQMVKHCRIDIRTINPAQASRYSLVAIVDSQPGARNNSLSKKIKAQIAIDHHVPLRKETLRLPFHDVRNDHGSTCTIITGYFQHAGVEPDRRIATAMYYGILTDVGDIGRDKHAIDIRAMQWLHRFISERTLMKITHPRMSAAHLNSIADAIKQAVVYRDVIISDLGEVARPDTISELADFLLKLEGMRWSFTCGHYNGKIMFSMRTSQNNRNAGQLAYRLSKGRGDAGGHQRFAGGMITLNKNQLPHEQCSALIERFLKLIGRQDLPCRPISPLKPPEQE; translated from the coding sequence TTGAGCTTAAACCAACAGACTCCGGCCGTGAAAACCAAGTGGGACGAGCTGTGCGTACTGCTGGCCAAGCATCGACCGCGGCGCCGGCTGTTGATCATGACCCATAACAATCCCGATCCCGACGCCATCAGCGCTGCAGCCGGGTTGAAGTACCTGGTCTGGCGCTCTATGCGCATCCACTCGACGATCCAGTACGGCGGGATCATCAGCCGGGCCGAGAACGTGCAGATGGTCAAGCACTGTCGGATCGATATCCGTACGATCAACCCGGCGCAGGCCTCGCGCTACTCGCTGGTGGCGATCGTCGACAGCCAGCCGGGCGCCCGCAACAACTCGCTGAGCAAGAAGATCAAGGCGCAGATCGCCATCGACCACCACGTACCGCTACGTAAAGAGACCCTGCGGCTGCCGTTCCACGACGTGCGGAACGACCACGGCTCGACCTGTACGATCATCACCGGCTATTTCCAGCACGCCGGCGTCGAACCCGATCGGCGCATTGCCACGGCTATGTACTACGGCATCCTGACCGACGTGGGCGATATCGGCCGCGACAAGCACGCCATCGACATCCGGGCGATGCAGTGGCTGCACCGATTCATCAGCGAACGGACCTTGATGAAGATCACCCACCCGCGGATGTCGGCCGCACACCTGAACAGCATTGCCGACGCAATTAAGCAGGCCGTGGTTTACCGCGACGTGATAATCAGCGACCTGGGCGAAGTAGCCCGGCCCGATACGATCTCCGAGCTGGCCGACTTCCTGCTTAAACTCGAGGGGATGCGCTGGAGCTTCACCTGCGGACATTACAACGGCAAAATCATGTTTTCCATGCGCACCAGTCAGAACAATCGCAACGCCGGACAGCTCGCATACCGCCTGAGTAAAGGCCGCGGCGACGCCGGAGGACATCAACGCTTTGCCGGTGGAATGATAACGCTAAATAAAAATCAACTTCCGCACGAGCAATGCAGTGCGTTGATCGAACGTTTTTTAAAACTAATCGGCCGCCAGGATCTTCCATGTCGGCCGATCTCCCCGCTCAAGCCGCCTGAGCAGGAATAG
- a CDS encoding rubredoxin translates to MSERYECQVCGYLYDPVAADPANGIPLQTEFWELPEDWCCPVCSASRKSFDRLG, encoded by the coding sequence ATGAGCGAACGCTACGAGTGTCAGGTCTGCGGCTATCTCTACGATCCGGTCGCAGCCGACCCGGCCAACGGAATCCCGCTTCAGACCGAATTTTGGGAACTGCCTGAGGATTGGTGCTGCCCGGTCTGCTCGGCGTCGAGAAAATCTTTCGATCGGTTGGGCTAA
- a CDS encoding FHA domain-containing protein, producing the protein MYQLVTTDDLGGLLRFPLVRKRTIIGRDPSSDIQLFDEEISRHHAKIYIIDDAIYIKDNKSTNGVFVNNFLITKITPLKIGDEVIIGSYQFHLRQEEPTEEAINQTSVLTIAQLQEVARNESILKIDPETDESVDEPTAMYNRDELVRQMYKKKTGMASFATLEVLFGPDKGRKFMIAPGSYVIGRSNDSQIHLDDPRVSSHHARLEAAGKQFGIEDLNSLNGSLVNNRTVGHSVLGHNDSIMLGNTKLRFQLPTNLRPKRERSEPLPSVEQHSTPVRGGLPTWLSVLLLCLLAAGLVTIAVAIFRLFPG; encoded by the coding sequence ATGTATCAACTCGTAACCACGGACGATCTGGGCGGGCTGCTCCGTTTTCCTCTAGTGCGCAAACGTACGATCATCGGCCGCGATCCCTCCAGCGACATTCAGCTTTTCGACGAGGAGATCAGTCGCCATCACGCCAAGATCTACATCATCGACGACGCAATTTACATCAAAGACAACAAATCGACCAACGGTGTTTTCGTCAACAATTTCTTGATAACAAAGATCACGCCGTTGAAGATCGGCGACGAGGTGATCATCGGCTCGTATCAGTTCCACCTGCGCCAGGAGGAGCCGACCGAGGAGGCCATCAACCAGACCTCCGTGCTGACCATCGCCCAGCTGCAAGAGGTGGCACGCAACGAGTCGATACTCAAGATCGATCCCGAGACCGACGAGAGCGTGGACGAGCCTACCGCGATGTACAATCGCGACGAGCTGGTGCGGCAGATGTACAAGAAGAAGACCGGCATGGCCAGCTTCGCCACCCTCGAGGTGCTCTTTGGTCCGGATAAGGGGCGCAAGTTCATGATCGCGCCGGGAAGCTATGTGATCGGCCGCAGCAACGACAGCCAGATTCATTTGGACGACCCACGAGTGAGCAGTCACCATGCCCGGCTCGAGGCTGCGGGCAAGCAATTCGGCATTGAGGACCTCAACAGCCTCAACGGCTCGCTGGTCAACAATCGCACAGTGGGCCACAGCGTGCTGGGACATAACGACTCGATCATGCTGGGCAACACCAAGCTGCGCTTTCAGCTGCCGACCAACCTGCGACCCAAACGCGAACGCTCTGAGCCGTTGCCGAGCGTTGAACAACACAGCACGCCGGTGCGCGGAGGTTTGCCCACCTGGCTAAGCGTGCTGCTGCTGTGTTTACTGGCGGCGGGTTTGGTGACGATCGCCGTGGCGATCTTTCGGCTGTTTCCCGGTTAG
- a CDS encoding manganese efflux pump MntP family protein, translated as MAIGLGGDAFGVALATGPGTVSPRHIFRLSLHAGLFQFLMPLVGWLIGRMAAPIVGTAAAFIAASLVLLIGIKMLIEGLRTKAHKPIDISRGKALLAYSLGTSADALTVGIGVGLLGSELLLPALIFGVVAALMAALGHWLSHLVATIIGSRAEILGGVVLIALGVRMLPAW; from the coding sequence TTGGCAATCGGCCTGGGAGGCGACGCCTTCGGCGTGGCGCTGGCCACCGGGCCGGGAACGGTTTCACCGCGGCACATCTTCAGGCTCTCATTGCATGCCGGGCTGTTCCAGTTCCTGATGCCGCTGGTCGGATGGTTAATCGGACGTATGGCCGCGCCGATCGTCGGCACTGCGGCCGCGTTCATCGCCGCATCGCTAGTGCTGTTGATCGGCATTAAGATGCTGATCGAGGGGCTGCGCACCAAGGCGCACAAACCGATCGACATCAGCCGCGGAAAGGCCCTGTTGGCTTACTCACTGGGTACCAGCGCCGACGCGCTGACCGTGGGAATCGGCGTCGGCCTGCTGGGCAGCGAACTGCTTCTGCCTGCACTGATCTTTGGCGTAGTCGCCGCGCTGATGGCCGCACTGGGGCATTGGCTGTCGCATCTGGTGGCCACAATCATCGGCAGTAGGGCGGAAATCTTGGGCGGCGTGGTGTTGATCGCTTTGGGAGTCAGGATGTTGCCGGCTTGGTGA
- a CDS encoding glycosyltransferase: MRILHVIHDNPFEVPGGAQSYSASLALEQAVQGHECALFFLDRNGRSAGKLVSREHHGLKLFSGNIDRMPRLMRGFQFRNSYDNPDAFKLFQTVFEHFQPQLVHVHSLILLSYRIPQYVRSHHAKLLWTLHDYWPVCHRIVLLDNENDLCHGSRDGSRCVHCGKPGYNRWPGSMLKPAFKSAFARRNSRLLDALHQAHRLLAPSQYLQGVYRKLGAPADRLIHSIYGIRPLPRLYAREPKEKLRFGFLGNPAAHKGTIELARCFGSIHNAGLTFYGPTPRGRDLIQIIAAAPEDVITFHGPYKHQDTDKVLRTIDVLVVPSLWQENSPLVIHEALSAGIPVLAFAAGGIQELVQPGVNGWLLPTADFPALARTIAELAAEPLLVDQMSLGAALIRPIDDDARTCIELAEID, encoded by the coding sequence ATGCGGATACTGCATGTAATTCACGACAACCCCTTTGAAGTGCCGGGAGGCGCGCAGAGCTATTCGGCGAGCCTGGCGCTGGAGCAGGCCGTGCAGGGGCACGAGTGCGCATTGTTCTTTCTGGACCGGAACGGCCGCTCAGCTGGGAAACTGGTCAGCCGCGAGCATCACGGCTTGAAACTGTTCAGCGGCAACATCGACCGCATGCCGCGGCTCATGCGCGGTTTCCAATTCCGCAACTCCTATGACAACCCTGACGCCTTCAAACTCTTCCAAACTGTTTTCGAACATTTCCAACCACAGTTGGTCCACGTCCACAGCCTGATCCTGCTCTCCTACCGCATCCCGCAATACGTCCGCTCCCATCACGCTAAGTTACTGTGGACACTGCACGACTACTGGCCGGTGTGCCATCGCATCGTGTTGCTCGACAATGAAAACGACCTTTGTCACGGGTCGCGTGACGGGTCGCGTTGCGTTCACTGCGGCAAACCGGGCTATAACCGCTGGCCGGGAAGCATGCTCAAGCCCGCCTTTAAATCCGCCTTTGCCAGGCGCAACTCCCGACTGCTCGACGCGCTGCACCAGGCGCATCGGCTGCTCGCTCCCTCGCAATACCTTCAAGGCGTCTATCGCAAACTCGGCGCGCCGGCGGACAGACTGATCCACAGCATCTACGGCATTCGGCCACTGCCGCGACTCTATGCCAGAGAGCCCAAGGAAAAATTGCGGTTTGGATTTTTAGGCAACCCCGCTGCTCACAAGGGAACGATCGAACTGGCGCGCTGCTTTGGCAGCATCCACAACGCCGGCCTCACGTTCTACGGACCGACTCCCCGGGGGCGCGATCTGATTCAGATTATCGCCGCGGCACCCGAAGATGTGATCACGTTCCACGGCCCTTACAAACATCAAGATACGGACAAGGTGCTGCGGACCATCGACGTGCTGGTCGTTCCCAGCCTGTGGCAGGAGAACTCGCCGCTGGTGATCCACGAGGCGCTCAGCGCCGGAATCCCGGTACTGGCCTTTGCCGCGGGCGGCATCCAGGAGTTGGTGCAGCCAGGTGTCAACGGCTGGCTGCTGCCCACAGCCGACTTCCCGGCGCTGGCCCGCACCATCGCGGAACTGGCAGCGGAACCGTTGCTGGTCGACCAGATGTCGCTGGGCGCGGCGCTGATCCGCCCGATTGATGACGACGCCCGCACGTGTATCGAGCTGGCGGAGATCGACTGA